The Deltaproteobacteria bacterium genome includes a region encoding these proteins:
- a CDS encoding radical SAM protein encodes MPMSYKKYLKAFVKKIVPPVVISNVKGTVDAIRTYYPDFIFGDGKVRSLRSVCIEVTFKCNCRCQMCPLYGVQVDGGKELLESIGKEPEMTVEEFKMLFDGLKKMGTQSVAFSGGEAFLRKDMADITRLAKDAGFEVHFTSNGGILNKEIARWVVELGVDNITISLDGPKKLHEEIRKAKVFDRIMEGVDFIEEEKKKQGKEKPTLGFLCTVSALNQDNLSGLVAIAKSKGVPLVIDPIIFVSEEGWQETMKAFDSDFIKQESFIMPEDIGRVDVDVLEHELREVLREAKELDQEVHVSIVGEETRRKFFNDINYSIVNKCFAPWYSCRVDPYGNVYPCSLSISMGNLRESGIQDIVNGEKFVDFRRKLKKNGLLPFCKKCCVLYSHNSYWNYLPRI; translated from the coding sequence ATGCCGATGTCATACAAAAAATATCTGAAAGCATTTGTAAAGAAGATCGTACCCCCTGTAGTCATCAGTAATGTCAAGGGAACGGTGGATGCCATCAGGACTTATTATCCTGACTTTATTTTCGGAGATGGCAAGGTTAGGTCGTTGCGGAGTGTCTGCATCGAGGTTACCTTCAAGTGCAACTGCCGTTGTCAGATGTGTCCTCTCTACGGAGTTCAGGTGGATGGAGGTAAGGAGCTTTTAGAGTCCATCGGCAAGGAACCGGAGATGACGGTGGAAGAGTTCAAGATGCTGTTTGACGGACTCAAAAAGATGGGGACCCAGTCGGTAGCCTTTTCAGGAGGGGAGGCGTTCCTGAGAAAGGATATGGCGGATATCACCAGGCTTGCAAAGGATGCCGGCTTCGAGGTCCACTTCACGTCGAACGGAGGCATCCTGAACAAAGAGATAGCCCGCTGGGTGGTTGAGCTGGGAGTCGATAACATAACCATATCTCTTGATGGTCCAAAGAAACTTCATGAAGAGATAAGAAAAGCTAAAGTATTCGATCGAATAATGGAAGGAGTCGACTTCATAGAGGAAGAGAAGAAAAAGCAAGGAAAGGAGAAGCCAACGCTCGGCTTCTTGTGCACTGTATCTGCCCTCAACCAGGACAACCTCAGCGGCTTGGTGGCGATCGCGAAGAGCAAGGGAGTACCGCTTGTCATAGACCCCATAATATTCGTCAGCGAGGAGGGATGGCAAGAGACCATGAAGGCGTTCGATTCCGACTTTATCAAGCAAGAGAGCTTCATCATGCCCGAGGATATAGGAAGGGTGGATGTCGATGTGCTGGAGCATGAGCTCCGAGAGGTTCTCAGGGAGGCCAAAGAGCTCGATCAAGAGGTCCACGTGTCGATAGTCGGTGAGGAAACGAGGAGGAAGTTTTTTAACGACATCAACTACAGCATAGTCAACAAGTGTTTCGCCCCCTGGTACTCGTGCAGGGTCGACCCCTACGGAAACGTCTACCCCTGTTCTCTCTCCATATCGATGGGCAATCTCCGTGAGAGCGGCATACAGGATATAGTCAATGGAGAGAAGTTCGTTGACTTCCGGCGCAAGCTCAAGAAGAACGGTCTGCTGCCGTTCTGCAAGAAGTGTTGCGTCCTCTATTCCCACAACAGCTACTGGAACTATCTGCCAAGGATATGA